The Cucurbita pepo subsp. pepo cultivar mu-cu-16 chromosome LG15, ASM280686v2, whole genome shotgun sequence genome contains the following window.
ctaccctcgaacaaagtacgcttaatcgagactcaactccttttcttttggagtactttattcgatatttgaggagactaagtttagggcatgactctgttACAAGAAGTCATTTGTTCGAAATTTGAAgagactaagtttagggcatgactccgataccatgttaggaatttcgactctccataatggtataatattgtccactttgagcataagctctcatgtctttgtttgcatgatcattctctaaattagcagggtgagactttcatcatcagGTAAATataagttaaataaaatatatgtatcCCATTTGCATGCATCGTGATCTAACCTTGGGAATATAAAagctaataatttaatatatccTTGAGCAAATCTAGTTGctatatatcataaataacTACAATGCAATgttcctatatatatatgaacaatTGATATGGATTTGGAGGGTGCAAAAATGGGAGAAGTGGACGGCGACGAGCTGCTGGAAGCTCAATCTCACATATGGAACCACATCTTGGCGATCAACAAGTCGATGGCTCTAAAATATGCGGTTCAAGTTGGCATACCAGACATCATCCACCGCTATGGCCCCAACCCCATGCCGCTCTCTAAACTTGTCTCCGCCCTTCAACTCCACCCGCAAAAGACACCTCACATGCATCGCTTAATGCGTGTATTGGTTCACTCTGGCTTCTTTCGAACACAAAAACTAAGTGAACAAAACGGTGAAGAGGATGAGGGATATGTGCTCACTAATTCATCTCGTCTTCTTGTTACAACCAACCCTTTGACTCTAGCTCCTTAcgtgttttttgtttttgaatcgCCTTTATTCCAGTCATGGCGCTCCCTCCCAACCTGGCTCCAGACTGAGGATCGATCACCCTTTGATACAGCCAATGGAGTCTCGTTTTGGGAGTGTCTTGGGAATGACTCGACGGATGATGGCGACATCTTTAATAAGTCCATGGCGAGTGATGCTAAGTTTGTGATACGTATTTTGTTGGAGAAATATAAAGATGTGTTCGATGGGTTTGGTTCGTTGGTTGATGTGGGAGGTGGGACTGGAAATGTGGTCAAATCCATTGCTCAAGCTTTCCCTAAGATGGAATGCACTGTGTTTGATCTCCCACAGGTTGTGGCTGATTTGAAAGGCGAAGGCAACTTTAAATATGTTCAAGGGGACATGTTCCATGCCATTCCTCCAGCTGATGCAATTCTATTGAAGGTAAAAACttcatatgatattgtccattttgagtttTGGGCTTCTCGAAAGGCCTTGCACCAATCTAAATaatattcattgattataaattcatgattattttctaaattagtcgatgtgggacttttatcatctaACAATTCTAATTTGTGAACGCCTGGAAATAGTGGATACTACATGATTGGAACGATGACGAATGTgtgaagattttgaagaactGCAAGGAAGCAATTATGGGCAataaaaagaatggaaaagtGATAGTAATTGATATGGTGGTAGGCAACAACAAAAGAGATGACTTCATTGAAACTCAACTTTCCTTCGATATGGTAATGATGCTGATGTTAGGtggaaaagagagagatgaaaaacAATGGGCTCAACTCATCAAAGAAGCTGGATTTAGTGGCTACAAGATATTTCCAATTCTGGGTTTGAGGTCTCTTATCGAAATTTATCCTTAACCAAAGCTTGTCATGTAATTGGGCCTGATCCAACCATTTGAATTACTTTTATCAATAAAACAAcatatgtttttgttgggACCCAGATGCATTTCGATACCGATTGTTGTAGCGGAagtagaaacaaaattgatcGTACTGTAACCAAAGTGTTTACAAGTGTATCTCTCAGACTCTCACTCTCACACAAAATTTCTCTCAAATGTCActtaacaaatacaaaatacaaaatgacataACTCCACGTCTCAAAATAATGTAACAATAGAGTTCATGCAAACATAATTTCTGAAGACATTTTCACACCAAGTCCCATATCAAACAAATGAGTTTACAAACTTGATCCCAACACATAGCACAATATGGTAATCTTACAAATAcatatttattcataaaaagaGTTAAAATTTGATCCCAAAGCGTTGC
Protein-coding sequences here:
- the LOC111811738 gene encoding probable O-methyltransferase 3, translating into MDLEGAKMGEVDGDELLEAQSHIWNHILAINKSMALKYAVQVGIPDIIHRYGPNPMPLSKLVSALQLHPQKTPHMHRLMRVLVHSGFFRTQKLSEQNGEEDEGYVLTNSSRLLVTTNPLTLAPYVFFVFESPLFQSWRSLPTWLQTEDRSPFDTANGVSFWECLGNDSTDDGDIFNKSMASDAKFVIRILLEKYKDVFDGFGSLVDVGGGTGNVVKSIAQAFPKMECTVFDLPQVVADLKGEGNFKYVQGDMFHAIPPADAILLKWILHDWNDDECVKILKNCKEAIMGNKKNGKVIVIDMVVGNNKRDDFIETQLSFDMVMMLMLGGKERDEKQWAQLIKEAGFSGYKIFPILGLRSLIEIYP